From a single Ascaphus truei isolate aAscTru1 chromosome 2, aAscTru1.hap1, whole genome shotgun sequence genomic region:
- the LOC142488016 gene encoding uncharacterized protein LOC142488016, whose product MTSVDYDRALRSHKKENGLNEEQNLSSDTSRSCLTPHSPEVPKNNDSCHILDMYKEQLPHDGDFTDLVQHTAQTHSKYWSSKRFERDLRRSCGVQPFSCCECGNSSALDRDLLTQLCLPTREQTFTCTDAGSSFSLKEKLLSHQMIQTAVNPFTCTVCGKQLSNKWTLLNHQRIHTGEKPFTCTECDKQFIMEKNLLRHQMIHTGEKPFTCTECSKSFSRKEGLLQHVLFHTGEKPFTCTECGKQFSTKSRLLVHQRIHTGEKPFTCTECSKSFSGKKGLLNHERVHTGEKPFTCTECGKQFSIKNNLHRHQIIHTGEKTFTCSECGKQFNIKNNLLRHQMIHTGEKPFTCSECGKQFSIKNNLLRHQMIHTREKPFTCSECGKNFSIKNNLLRHRMIHTGEKPST is encoded by the coding sequence agaACGGCCTGAATGAGGAACAAAACTTGAGCTCTGATACATCCAGAAGCTGTCTGACTCCTCACAGCCCAGAAGTGCCAAAAAACAATGATTCCTGCCACATTTTGGACATGTACAAAGAACAATTGCCACATGATGGTGACTTTACAGAccttgtacagcacacagcacagactCACTCTAAATATTGGTCCAGCAAAAGGTTTGAGAGAGATTTAAGAAGAAGCTGTGGTGTTCAGCCTTTTTCTTGTTGTGAGTGTGGCAATAGCTCCGCACTGGACAGGGACCTGCTCACACAGCTTTGTCTCCCCACAAGAGagcaaacctttacatgtacagatgCTGGGAGCAGTTTTTCACTGAAAGAGAAACTTCTTtcacaccagatgattcagacagcagtgaatccttttacttgtacagtgtgtggaaaacagttaagtaataagtggaccctcctcaatcaccagaggattcatacaggggagaaaccattcacatgtacagagtgtgataaACAATTCATTATGGAGAAGAACCTCCTgagacaccagatgattcatacaggagaaaaaccattcacatgtacagagtgtagtaaaagcttttctcggaaggAGGGCCTCCTCCAACATGTGTTgtttcatacaggggagaaaccattcacatgtacagagtgtgggaaacaattcagtacgaAGAGCAGACTCCTCGTGCACCAGagaattcatacaggggagaaaccattcacatgtacagagtgcagTAAAAGCTTTTCTGGGAAGAAGGGgctcctcaaccatgagcgggttcatacaggggagaaaccattcacatgtacagagtgtgggaaacaattcagtattaagaacaACCTCCACAGACATCAGATcattcatacaggagaaaaaacattcacatgttcagagtgtgggaaacaattcaataTTAAGAacaacctcctcagacaccagatgattcatacaggagaaaaaccattcacatgttcagagtgtgggaaacaattcagtattaagaacaACCTCCTCAggcaccagatgattcatacaagggagaaaccattcacatgttcagagtgtgggaaaaactTCAGTATTAAGAACAACCTTCTCAGACACCggatgattcatacaggggagaaaccttctACCTAA